Proteins found in one Apium graveolens cultivar Ventura unplaced genomic scaffold, ASM990537v1 ctg3577, whole genome shotgun sequence genomic segment:
- the LOC141701203 gene encoding uncharacterized protein LOC141701203 has product MEEKTNVVMEHPGHEHLLVLNENYIAYKKGVLCRGCGEEIDSCKSSPIYFCAYFCTKFLVHKTCAELPREIVNPTDPNEVLSIHPCLWGQEYCIICGFFGRRTYFIYRSSLNPKICVCVKCAGIQVQQSKEDTIFVHPGHSHPLALIEQLSSFRCCACKVIDNILDSSYRCTKCQFWIHKSCGDAPPSFQFQFHKHPLILSFSLPKVYQKFFQFCRICHERLYWIEWLYCCRSCRYFTHFQCARSRSSLLSSGENETFPNLVHLPAADELSLYNLLLEQFIKDKIILSDSSNNSSISGAPNYIKHWSHEEHDLKLITTDELYDRKNDDEILLLCDGCVKPIQTCDSQLYACLPCKYFMHKFCAEFPREIEHHLWPGKTLFANKYRESFEVFYCDGCRIYSSGIFFSMILPNEHTIRLHIGCVTLPRVIKHEAHSHQLQLHQDTKHACNTCGRSSAECKYECKDCRFSICGKCISKVKTYKHRWDPHPLHLIYDAGMVEKHEHEFDCEFCSQEINTNRWFYHCSKCDLSFHTDCILELSSSDLFSNVKFGATDIIKDKVHPHGLTFVFNKKVRPCWNCKEESLGKPVLQCAPCNSTIFCHTWGVWCWKY; this is encoded by the exons ATGGAAGAGAAAACTAATGTAGTAATGGAGCACCCTGGCCACGAACACTTGCTAGTCCTGAATGAAAATTACATTGCTTATAAAAAGGGTGTTCTTTGTCGTGGCTGCGGTGAAGAAATAGATTCATGTAAATCATCACCTATTTATTTTTGTGCTTATTTTTGTACTAAGTTTTTAGTCCACAAAACTTGTGCAGAGTTACCCCGAGAGATTGTAAACCCAACTGACCCGAATGAGGTTCTCTCTATTCACCCTTGTCTATGGGGGCAAGAATATTGTATAATATGTGGCTTTTTTGGGAGACGAACTTATTTCATCTATCGCAGTAGTTTGAATCCTAAAATTTGTGTTTGCGTCAAATGTGCTGGAATCCAAGTTCAGCAGTCCAAAGAGGACACTATATTTGTACATCCAGGTCATAGTCATCCGTTAGCCTTAATCGAGCAACTGTCCTCATTTAGATGTTGTGCTTGCAAAGTAATTGATAATATATTAGACTCGTCTTATAGATGCACCAAATGTCAGTTCTGGATCCACAAAAGTTGTGGTGATGCACCTCCCTCTTTCCAATTTCAATTTCATAAACACCCTCTTATCCTCTCATTTTCTCTTCCTAAAGTCTACCAGAAATTTTTTCAGTTCTGTAGAATCTGCCATGAAAGACTGTATTGGATAGAATGGCTTTACTGTTGTCGCAGCTGCAGATATTTCACTCATTTTCAGTGTGCTAGATCAAGATCAAGTCTGTTGAG CTCCGGTGAGAACGAAACGTTTCCTAATTTGGTGCACCTGCCCGCAGCCGATGAATTATCTTTATATAATCTATTGCTTGAGCAATTTATAAAGGATAAGATTATTCTATCTGACTCTTCTAACAACAGTAGCATCTCTGGTGCACCAAATTATATTAAACATTGGTCGCATGAAGAACATGATCTTAAACTCATAACAACTGATGAGTTGTATGATCGGAAAAATGATGATGAAATATTATTGCTTTGTGATGGTTGTGTCAAACCCATTCAAACTTGTGATAGTCAATTATATGCTTGTCTTCCTTGCAAATACTTTATGCATAAATTCTGCGCCGAGTTTCCTAGAGAGATTGAACACCACCTTTGGCCAGGTAAAACGCTATTTGCAAATAAGTATAGAGAGTCATTCGAGGTTTTCTACTGTGATGGTTGCAGAATTTATAGCAGTGGTATATTCTTTAGTATGATACTACCCAATGAGCACACAATCCGTCTTCATATTGGATGTGTGACCTTACCCAGAGTTATCAAACACGAAGCTCACAGTCACCAACTTCAACTTCATCAAGACACAAAGCATGCTTGTAATACCTGCGGAAGGAGTTCTGCTGAATGTAAGTACGAATGTAAAGATTGCAGGTTCAGTATTTGCGGAAAATGTATTAGCAAGGTAAAAACATACAAACACAGGTGGGATCCTCACCCCCTGCACTTGATATATGATGCTGGCATGGTCGAAAAACATGAGCATGAGTTTGACTGTGAGTTTTGCTCTCAAGAAATAAACACAAACAGATGGTTCTATCATTGCAGTAAGTGTGACCTTTCATTTCATACTGACTGTattttagagttatcatcttccGATCTCTTCTCCAATGTAAAGTTTGGGGCTACCGATATAATTAAAGACAAAGTGCATCCCCACGGACTCACATTTGTTTTCAACAAAAAGGTTCGTCCCTGCTGGAACTGCAAGGAAGAAAGCCTTGGTAAACCGGTACTCCAATGTGCACCATGTAATAGTACCATATTCTGCCACACATGGGGCGTGTGGTGCTGGAAGTATTAG